DNA from Sphingomonas sp. IW22:
ATCTGGGACAGCGTCGATCGCTGGGACCATGTGCTGACGGCATATGAGACGGACCGCGACTATCGCGGGTGCGTGCTGTCGTTTCGGTGGCGGTCGGGCGGCGTGCTGACGCTGGATGCGATCAACGGGCCGACGCTGACGATCGAGGGGCGCGACGCGGGCGGCAATCCCCGCGCCTGGTATGTGCGGCTGTGGAACCATGCCAGCGGCACGCCGGAGGATGCGCGTGTCACGCTCGATTTCGATGTGCTGACGGGCGGGTTCCAGTTACCGGACGAGGCCGACCCGGTGTACGCGGGCGATATCGACCGGATGTTCGTGTCGCTGGTGCCGCCTGCTTATGTCGAGGGGAGCGAAGCGGCGATTGCGCCCGCCGAGGGGTGGGTCGAGTTGACCGACATAAGCTGTACCGGCGCGCGTTCGGTGCTGACCGTCGGCGAATGCGTGGTGCCCGAACACGGGGTGCGGATCGCGACCGGATATGACGACAGCTATAACCTGACGCCCGAGCGGATGATGCGCAACATCGAGCTGCTGGGGTATCGCGGCGTCATCAACCACTATGTCGGGATGAGCCATTATTTCCGGCTGGAGCATGCATCCGGCGGGTTGTTCGCCAGCCTGGCCGGGGGCGTGCTGAACCGGCCGTGCGCGGCGTGGCATCGTGATTTCGCCGAACGGGCGGCGGCGAGCGGGCGGGGGATCATCTGGTCGCTGAGTTATGAGCTGTTCGACGCGCATTGCTGGGGCGATTGGAAACAGCGCGCGGCCGATGGCAGCTCGGCGCTGACCGGGTGGGAGCCGCCTTCGGCGTTGCTGAGCCCCGCAAATGCGGGCGCGATGGGGTATCTGGCGCAGGTGGCGCAGGCCTTTGCCGCGATTGCCGTAGCGGCGGGGCTGGCGATGCGGTTTCAGGTGGGGGAGCCTTGGTGGTGGGTGCGCGCCGACGGCACGCCATGCCTGTACGACGCCGCCGCTGTCGCGGCCTTTGGTGGCGATCCGCCGGTGATTGCCAGCCTGAAGGCGCCGCTGTCGGCGGAACAGGTGGCGTTGCTGGACCAGGCGGGGGCGATGCTGGCCGCGTCGACGGCGGCGCTGTGCGAGGCGGTGCGGGCGGTGGCGCCGGGGGCGGAGACGCTGCTGCTGGCGTATCTGCCCACGATCCTCGACGCGACGATGCCGGAGGCGAAGCGCGCAAATCTGCCGATCGGCTGGGCGAAGCCTGCGTTCGATGTGTTGCAGCTTGAGGATTATGACTGGGCGGCGACCGGCAATGAACGGGCGAGCGCGCGAGGCGTGGCGCTGGCCGAATTGCGGCTGAACTATCCGGTGGACCAGCAGCATTATCTGGCGGGCTTCGTCCTGCGTCCCGACCAGCGCGAGCAGTGGCACGCGATTGCCCATGCCGCGCGCGTCGGGCGGCGGCGGGGGGTCGCGGAGACATTCTACTGGGCGCTGCCGCAGGTGCTGCGCGACGGATTTGTCCATTTCGACGAGGAGGATGAAACGGTGCAGGCGTTTGATGACGTGCTGTTCCCGCTGGCGCTGGGCGCCGAGGCGGAAGTGGCGCCAGAGACGGCGACGGCGATCCTGACGGCGAGCGGTGGGCATGAGCGGCGCAATGTCGGCTGGGCCGAACCGCGCACCCGGTACGATGTCGGGCCGGGTGTGCGATCGGAGGCGGATATTGCCGAACTGCTCGCCTTTTTCCGTGCGCGGATGGGGCCGGCACGCGGTTTTCGCCTGCGCGACCCGTTCGACCATGCGGGCACGGACGAGGCGATCGGGACGGGCGACGGCCACACGATGCGCTTTGCGCTGACCAAGGGCTATGGCGAAATGCGGCGGCGGATCACGCGGCCGGTGGCGGGCAGCGTGCGGGTGGCGGTCGACGGGGTGGAGACGCAGGCCTTCTCGCTCGATCCTGGCGGGTTGGTGACGTTCGACGTGCCACCGGGTGCCGGGGCGGCGATCACCGCCAGTTTCGAGTTCGACGTGGCGGTGCGTTTTGCCGAGGACCGGCTGAGCGTGAGCCGCGCGACGTTCATGGCGG
Protein-coding regions in this window:
- a CDS encoding TIGR02217 family protein yields the protein MGHWLASRRSVQAAGHLTRFDPRFWTVDFPRPMMASVVTTAPDALRVDAVFYRAGDLAGLIWDSVDRWDHVLTAYETDRDYRGCVLSFRWRSGGVLTLDAINGPTLTIEGRDAGGNPRAWYVRLWNHASGTPEDARVTLDFDVLTGGFQLPDEADPVYAGDIDRMFVSLVPPAYVEGSEAAIAPAEGWVELTDISCTGARSVLTVGECVVPEHGVRIATGYDDSYNLTPERMMRNIELLGYRGVINHYVGMSHYFRLEHASGGLFASLAGGVLNRPCAAWHRDFAERAAASGRGIIWSLSYELFDAHCWGDWKQRAADGSSALTGWEPPSALLSPANAGAMGYLAQVAQAFAAIAVAAGLAMRFQVGEPWWWVRADGTPCLYDAAAVAAFGGDPPVIASLKAPLSAEQVALLDQAGAMLAASTAALCEAVRAVAPGAETLLLAYLPTILDATMPEAKRANLPIGWAKPAFDVLQLEDYDWAATGNERASARGVALAELRLNYPVDQQHYLAGFVLRPDQREQWHAIAHAARVGRRRGVAETFYWALPQVLRDGFVHFDEEDETVQAFDDVLFPLALGAEAEVAPETATAILTASGGHERRNVGWAEPRTRYDVGPGVRSEADIAELLAFFRARMGPARGFRLRDPFDHAGTDEAIGTGDGHTMRFALTKGYGEMRRRITRPVAGSVRVAVDGVETQAFSLDPGGLVTFDVPPGAGAAITASFEFDVAVRFAEDRLSVSRATFMAGEAPSVPLIELREA